The following coding sequences lie in one Panicum virgatum strain AP13 chromosome 6N, P.virgatum_v5, whole genome shotgun sequence genomic window:
- the LOC120677396 gene encoding pollen receptor-like kinase 5, producing the protein MATAPPPSLARHLLLPAGRLFLLLLLPLAADAARLPLALAPDDADALLKLKFGIRDDAGELSSWAPGTSPCDGDESKWVGVMCNKNGVHGLQLEGMSLAGKLDLGALKGLSGLRTLSFMDNEFTGPMPDVKELSGLRAIFLSGNEFSGTIPADAFAGMGWLKKIVLSSNNFSGPIPASLGDLPKLLDLQLNDNKFQGKIPDLKQKELKEVNLANNELEGEIPASLKNIKADMFAGNKKLCGAPLGAKCEATPPPAVKAPVPSSDKDAAASTGASADDAKQAAQKPVEGVTSYGVLAAVLGTLAIAGVAFFALHKRRDRTKNFGPAASTKPSGPRVELQPAAKAEASAARGAAPAAAAAASAAAAGGGGEERSSRAGGSTARKVEQGRLTFVRDDRGRFFELQDLLKATAEVLGTANLGVCYRATLTSGHSVVVKRFKEMNRVGREDFEEHMRRLGRLSHPNLLPLVAYYYRKEEKLLIHDFVPNRSLANLLHGEGRGLKKAVLHWSARLRIVKGVARALSYLYDELCMLTVPHGHLKSSNILLNGQYEPLLTDYALVPVMNQSHAAQLMVAFKSPERKQFGRSSKKSDVWCLGLLILEILAGRPPSYDLPKAGAAAAAEPSPSASAQQKTAAAGSDLVSVVGSTPEGEWLRAVVDPDLKVEDDEDREEMVKLIKIGMACCEANVDSRWELKAAVDRIEELKAVDRAGEDQSFYSSVNDEEDLNDVAIN; encoded by the exons ATGGCCacagcgccaccgccgtcgctagcgcgccacctcctgctgccgGCCGGGCgccttttcctcctcctcctcctcccgctggCCGCTGACGCCGCGCGCCTCCCGCTGGCCCTCGCGcccgacgacgccgacgcgctCCTCAAGCTCAAGTTCGGGATCAGggacgacgccggcgagctcagcagCTGGGCCCCCGGCACGAGCCCCTGCGACGGTGACGAATCCAAATGGGTCGGCGTCATGTGCAACAAGAACGGCGTGCACGGCCTGCAGCTCGAGGGGATGAGCCTCGCCGGCAAGCTCGACCTGGGCGCCCTCAAGGGCCTGTCCGGCCTCCGCACGCTGAGCTTCATGGACAACGAGTTCACCGGCCCGATGCCCGACGTCAAGGAGCTCAGTGGCCTCCGTGCCATCTTCCTGTCCGGCAACGAGTTCTCCGGGACGATCCCCGCCGACGCGTTCGCCGGGATGGGCTGGCTCAAGAAGATCGTCCTCTCCAGCAATAACTTCTCCGGCCCCATCCCGGCGTCGCTCGGCGACCTGCCCAAGCTCCTCGATCTGCAGCTCAACGACAACAAGTTCCAGGGCAAGATCCCTgatctgaaacagaaggagttgaAGGAAGTCAATCTCGCAAACAATGAGCTCGAGGGGGAGATCCCGGCGAGCCTCAAGAACATCAAGGCCGACATGTTCGCCG GCAACAAGAAGCTTTGCGGTGCGCCGCTTGGTGCCAAATGCGAGGCCACTCCGCCGCCGGCAGTAAAGGCGCCAGTGCCGAGCTCCGACAAAGACGCCGCGGCGTCCACGGGCGCGTCCGCTGATGACGCGAAGCAAGCAGCTCAGAAGCCCGTGGAGGGCGTCACGTCCTACGGCGTCCTCGCCGCGGTCCTCGGCACGCTGGCGATCGCCGGCGTGGCGTTCTTCGCGCTGCACAAGCGGCGGGACAGGACCAAGAACTTCGGCCCGGCCGCGTCGACGAAGCCCTCGGGGCCGAGGGTCGAGCTGCAGCCGGCGGCGAAGGCCGAAGccagcgcggcgcgcggcgccgcgccggctgcggccgccgccgcctccgccgccgccgcgggcggtggcggcgaggagcgcaGCAGCCGCGCGGGCGGCAGCACGGCGCGGAAGGTGGAGCAGGGGCGGCTGACCTTCGTGCGCGATGACCGCGGCCGGTTCTTCGAGCTGCAGGACCTGCTCAAGGCGACGGCGGAGGTGCTCGGCACCGCCAACCTCGGCGTGTGCTACCGCGCCACGCTCACCAGCGGGCACTCCGTCGTCGTCAAGCGGTTCAAGGAGATGAACCGCGTGGGCCGGGAGGACTTCGAGGAGCACATGCGGCGGCTCGGCCGGCTCAGCCACCCCAACCTCCTCCCGCTCGTCGCCTACTACTACCGCAAGGAGGAGAAGCTCCTCATCCACGACTTCGTCCCCAACCGGAGCTTGGCCAACCTCCTCCATG GCGAGGGCCGGGGGTTGAAGAAGGCGGTGCTGCACTGGAGCGCGCGGCTGAGGATCGTCAAGGGCGTGGCGCGGGCGCTGAGCTACCTGTACGACGAGCTGTGCATGCTCACGGTGCCGCACGGGCACCTCAAGTCCTCCAACATCCTGCTCAACGGCCAGTACGAGCCGCTGCTCACCGACTACGCGCTGGTGCCGGTGATGAACCAGTCGCACGCCGCGCAGCTCATGGTGGCCTTCAAGTCCCCCGAGCGGAAGCAGTTCGGCCGCTCCTCCAAGAAGAGCGACGTCTGGTGCCTCGGCCTGCTCATCCTCGAGATCCTCGCCGGGAGGCCGCCGAGCTACGACCTGCCCAaggcgggcgccgcggcggcggccgagccgtcgccgtcggcgtcggcccagcagaagacggcggcggcgggcagcgacCTGGTGTCCGTCGTGGGCTCGACGCCGGAGGGCGAGTGGCTGCGCGCCGTGGTGGACCCGGACCTGAaggtcgaggacgacgaggacagGGAGGAGATGGTGAAGCTGATCAAGATCGGCATGGCGTGCTGCGAGGCCAACGTGGACAGCCGGTGGGAGCTCAAGGCCGCCGTCGACAGGATCGAGGAGCTCAAGGCGGTGGACCGCGCCGGCGAGGACCAGTCCTTCTACTCGTCGGTGAACGACGAGGAGGACCTCAATGATGTCGCCATCAACTGA